Proteins from a single region of Oncorhynchus keta strain PuntledgeMale-10-30-2019 chromosome 20, Oket_V2, whole genome shotgun sequence:
- the LOC118399024 gene encoding free fatty acid receptor 3-like, producing MPITHLLLSVYIATFLIGVPANILAFCTFCQKVRRKPAPIDILLLNLTISDLIFLAFLPFKMKEAVDDMNWNLPFFLCPVTGFLFYSTIYNSTLLLTAVSVERYLGVAFPIRYALCHRPRYAVVASIICWVVSSLNLSVVYIVPCSHWIYSNGTIMDDPPTTCYLNFTQGQLSILLPVRLELFLVLFCVPFLVCTFCYVNFIRILSRLPNIGRRRRLRAIGLALGTLLVFALCFGPYNVSHVVGFVRKDSESWRDVALLSSTLNACLDPIIFYFSSVAVRSMLSHCFRSFVATLHILKCERGQV from the coding sequence ATGCCGATCACTCATCTGTTGCTGTCTGTTTACATTGCCACCTTCCTGATTGGGGTACCTGCCAACATCCTGGCATTCTGCACCTTTTGCCAAAAGGTGCGCCGCAAACCTGCCCCCATCGACATCCTGCTCCTCAACCTGACCATCTCCGACCTCATCTTCCTCGCTTTCCTGCCCTTCAAGATGAAGGAGGCTGTTGATGACATGAACTGGAACCTCCCCTTCTTCTTGTGTCCAGTCACTGGTTTCCTGTTCTACTCCACCATCTACAACAGCACCCTCCTCCTGACCGCGGTGAGTGTGGAGCGCTACCTTGGTGTGGCCTTCCCTATCAGATACGCCCTGTGTCACAGGCCACGCTATGCTGTGGTGGCCAGTATCATATGTTGGGTGGTGTCATCACTGAACCTTAGCGTTGTGTACATTGTGCCCTGCTCCCACTGGATATATAGCAATGGGACCATTATGGACGATCCCCCGACAACGTGCTACCTAAACTTCACCCAAGGCCAGCTCAGCATCCTTCTCCCAGTGCGTCTGGAGCTATTCCTGGTCCTCTTCTGCGTCCCCTTCCTGGTCTGCACCTTCTGCTATGTCAACTTCATCCGTATCCTGTCTCGGCTGCCCAACATCGGGCGACGGCGGCGCCTGCGGGCCATTGGGCTGGCACTGGGCACCCTGTTGGTGTTTGCCCTCTGCTTTGGGCCCTACAACGTATCCCACGTGGTGGGGTTCGTCCGGAAAGACAGCGAGAGTTGGAGGGATGTAGCGTTGCTCTCCAGTACCCTCAACGCCTGCCTAGACCCCATCATCTTCTATTTCTCCTCGGTGGCTGTCAGGAGCATGCTCAGTCACTGCTTCAGGAGCTTCGTGGCTACACTACACATTTTAAAGTGTGAGAGGGGTCAAGTCTGA